From a single Streptomyces sp. NBC_01264 genomic region:
- a CDS encoding trypco2 family protein: MNWGRATVSTIGLAAAIEELRQELYEAQRLGVNQQFAFGVEEAELELQLELRESVRGNGKLSFGVITVGAGGEHSTVRNHKLTLKLSVKDRAIGGARPEISDVETGSWDEG, from the coding sequence TTGAACTGGGGGCGGGCGACGGTGTCGACGATTGGTCTGGCCGCGGCCATCGAGGAGCTGCGGCAAGAGCTGTACGAGGCGCAGCGGCTGGGCGTCAACCAGCAGTTCGCCTTCGGCGTCGAGGAAGCGGAACTGGAGCTTCAGCTCGAACTGCGCGAGTCCGTCAGGGGCAACGGAAAACTCTCCTTCGGCGTGATCACCGTTGGCGCGGGTGGTGAGCATTCCACCGTGCGCAACCACAAGCTGACGCTGAAGCTCTCGGTCAAGGATCGAGCCATCGGCGGCGCACGCCCCGAAATCAGTGACGTGGAAACCGGATCGTGGGACGAGGGGTGA
- a CDS encoding type I restriction-modification system subunit M codes for MSDPTPKELQAVLWSAVDKLRGSMDSAQYKEFILGLLFLKHLSDTFEERRKELAKELAEDGISEERIGDFLEDRDEYTGAHVFWVPETARWSWIAANAKSQGVGELLNGAMDAVMQENAALTGVLPKIFNRDNVGQKRLAELVGLISHPRFGGTEDKPAKDVLGEVFEYFLGNFARMEGKWGGEFHTPQSVARLIVEILEPYNGRVYDPACGSGGMLVQASKFVETHRGRGHKADIVVYGQELNERTWRLAKMNLAVHGIESSLAARWGDTFADDKHPDLKADFVMANPPFNMGDWARDENDARWKYGLPPESNANYAWLQHMVAKLGEQGTAGIVLANGSMSSKSSREGEIRQAIVEDDLVACMVALPSQLFHTTQIPACLWFLTKDKSPQGTKGMADRRRQILFIDAREVGEMIDRTERVLTDVGLAKIADVYRAWRGTASAKGAGLTYEDEPGFCFSADVANVREHGYALNPGRYVGVGSPAALEPPAGSPASPSTLMRDLYAIFG; via the coding sequence TTGAGCGACCCCACCCCCAAGGAGCTCCAGGCCGTCCTGTGGAGTGCCGTCGACAAGCTGCGCGGCTCCATGGACTCGGCCCAGTACAAGGAGTTCATCCTCGGGCTCCTCTTCCTGAAGCACCTCTCCGATACCTTCGAGGAGCGCCGTAAAGAGCTGGCCAAGGAGCTCGCCGAGGACGGCATCTCCGAGGAGCGGATCGGCGACTTCCTGGAGGACCGCGACGAGTACACCGGCGCCCACGTCTTCTGGGTCCCGGAGACCGCCCGGTGGTCCTGGATCGCGGCCAACGCCAAGAGCCAGGGCGTTGGCGAACTCCTCAACGGGGCGATGGACGCGGTCATGCAGGAGAACGCCGCCCTGACCGGCGTCCTCCCGAAGATCTTCAACCGCGACAACGTCGGCCAGAAGCGCCTGGCCGAACTCGTCGGCCTCATCAGCCACCCGCGTTTCGGCGGCACCGAGGACAAGCCGGCGAAGGACGTCCTGGGCGAAGTGTTCGAGTACTTCCTCGGCAACTTCGCCCGGATGGAGGGCAAGTGGGGCGGCGAGTTCCACACCCCGCAGTCGGTGGCCCGCCTGATCGTGGAAATCCTGGAGCCGTACAACGGGCGTGTGTACGATCCGGCATGCGGTTCGGGCGGCATGCTGGTACAGGCCAGCAAGTTCGTCGAGACGCACCGGGGCCGGGGGCACAAGGCTGACATCGTGGTCTATGGCCAGGAACTCAACGAGCGGACCTGGCGCCTGGCCAAGATGAACCTCGCAGTGCACGGCATCGAAAGCAGTCTGGCGGCGCGTTGGGGCGACACCTTCGCCGACGACAAGCACCCGGATCTCAAGGCCGACTTCGTGATGGCCAACCCGCCGTTCAACATGGGGGATTGGGCGCGGGACGAGAACGACGCCCGGTGGAAGTACGGTCTCCCACCGGAGAGCAACGCCAACTACGCGTGGCTCCAGCACATGGTCGCCAAGTTGGGCGAGCAAGGCACGGCCGGCATCGTCCTCGCCAACGGCTCGATGAGCTCCAAGTCGAGCAGGGAGGGCGAGATCCGCCAGGCAATAGTGGAGGACGACCTGGTGGCCTGCATGGTCGCCTTGCCGTCTCAACTCTTCCACACAACTCAGATCCCGGCATGTCTGTGGTTCCTGACCAAGGACAAGTCCCCTCAGGGTACGAAGGGGATGGCCGACCGACGCCGCCAAATCCTGTTCATCGATGCCCGCGAAGTAGGCGAGATGATCGACCGGACCGAGCGGGTGCTGACGGACGTCGGACTTGCGAAGATCGCCGACGTCTACCGTGCGTGGCGCGGTACGGCATCGGCGAAGGGGGCAGGCCTGACCTACGAGGACGAGCCCGGCTTCTGCTTTTCGGCGGACGTGGCGAACGTGCGCGAGCACGGGTACGCGCTGAACCCTGGGCGTTACGTCGGCGTCGGCTCTCCGGCAGCCCTGGAGCCGCCGGCGGGGTCGCCAGCCAGTCCCTCCACCCTGATGAGAGACCTGTACGCAATCTTCGGCTGA
- a CDS encoding NACHT domain-containing protein yields the protein MLLAAPGDGKSTLLQRHLSDTARQLSNDGDGGNAVAHPVPGPVPVPVLVRATDLAAAPLLAHALATAATVALGPFGLREALTEEFFRHRPHPDAPWLVMVDGLDEIPDRATRLSLLGRLSREAGRVDSAHRFIITTRPLPGGDGELDVLGGPSGRFTLQPFTPDDLRAYAVRRFSGLSDVDSHIRRFLTGIRGTHLEDLARTPLMAEMLCRLYTADPSQPLPEGRAGVFRSFIELLYEQNADKRVAALQDEAIHTLTNRYQLPTERRAADQGAQRAREHLPELIDHLAHERIGGNRAPAAEILAAHPHAMRPEKVKPPLWHALLADLLTTTGLLVGHANDLDFLHRTLLEYHAARHATRDDRARAELLRRMSPAPRLRDRIRRLGRSAPAVEPLDPLDLDPSYLGFLLDGLLAPGDRIAAGTLRVLDGLVAPAGGAGYQLLRPQILLGTNVPPGTTARWLIAFASGPVLGDHMRVEAAWYLAEVDGHHEEGARVLARLARDPDFEPFERSWAAAVLAGLDGHREEAAGLLTDLAMDQHLDIDTRLISARDLGKLDGHLEEGAWLLQDCATSSDVEKYLRVQAAEFLAELAGQQDLAGRILLSIAEWGDAYAARALAGMEGQHREDGIGLLTAFAADLGTHENERVRSARYLAEVEGCRSRGIGLLVSLAYEGKPGSPRRVIAAEALAEFDEEKAALLLLRPTLRESQTTLAALAADTSADAGKRLDAARELASLDGHRAEGIVLLTSIADDTSVDKWDRMHAAEALGELGAERAPALLTAFATDPTLQTDARVSAARGLAHVEGHRAEGIRLLAAIADDARYEKWIRSSASACLSGLSYARFRR from the coding sequence CCGAGGAGTTCTTCCGCCACCGACCCCACCCCGACGCGCCCTGGCTGGTCATGGTCGACGGCCTCGACGAGATCCCCGACCGCGCCACCCGGCTGTCCCTCCTCGGCAGGCTGTCCCGGGAGGCCGGGCGGGTGGACTCGGCCCACCGCTTCATCATCACGACCCGCCCGCTGCCCGGCGGCGACGGCGAACTCGACGTCCTGGGCGGGCCCTCCGGCCGCTTCACCCTGCAGCCCTTCACCCCGGACGACCTGCGGGCCTACGCCGTTAGGCGGTTCAGCGGCCTGTCCGACGTCGACAGTCACATCCGCCGCTTCCTGACCGGCATCCGCGGCACCCACCTCGAAGACCTGGCCCGCACCCCCCTGATGGCCGAGATGCTGTGCCGCCTCTACACGGCCGACCCCTCACAGCCCCTCCCCGAGGGCCGCGCCGGGGTGTTCCGCTCCTTCATCGAGCTGCTCTACGAACAGAACGCGGACAAGCGCGTCGCCGCCCTCCAGGACGAAGCCATCCACACCCTGACCAACAGGTACCAGCTCCCCACCGAGCGCCGGGCCGCCGATCAGGGCGCACAGCGGGCCCGCGAGCACCTGCCCGAACTCATCGACCACCTCGCCCACGAGAGGATCGGCGGGAACCGCGCCCCGGCGGCCGAGATCCTCGCCGCGCATCCCCACGCCATGCGCCCCGAGAAGGTCAAGCCGCCCCTCTGGCACGCGCTCCTGGCCGATCTGCTCACCACCACCGGCCTGCTGGTCGGCCACGCGAACGACCTCGACTTCCTGCACCGGACGCTCCTCGAATACCACGCCGCACGCCACGCCACCCGCGACGACCGGGCCCGCGCCGAGCTGCTCCGCAGGATGAGCCCCGCCCCACGACTGCGCGACAGGATCCGCAGGCTGGGCCGTAGCGCCCCGGCCGTGGAACCTTTGGATCCACTCGACCTCGACCCGTCCTACCTGGGCTTCCTCCTCGACGGACTACTGGCCCCCGGCGACCGGATCGCCGCGGGCACCTTACGGGTCCTGGACGGCCTCGTCGCACCCGCGGGCGGCGCCGGCTACCAACTGCTCAGGCCCCAGATCCTGCTCGGCACCAACGTTCCGCCGGGGACCACCGCCCGCTGGCTGATCGCGTTCGCGTCCGGGCCCGTACTGGGCGACCACATGCGCGTCGAGGCCGCCTGGTACCTGGCCGAGGTGGACGGCCATCACGAGGAGGGCGCACGGGTGCTGGCCCGGCTCGCCCGTGATCCCGACTTCGAACCGTTCGAGCGCAGCTGGGCCGCCGCCGTACTGGCCGGCCTGGACGGCCACCGCGAGGAGGCGGCCGGGCTGCTCACGGACCTCGCCATGGATCAGCACCTGGACATCGACACCCGTCTCATATCGGCCCGGGACCTGGGCAAGCTCGACGGTCACCTGGAGGAGGGAGCCTGGCTGCTCCAGGACTGCGCCACGAGCTCCGATGTGGAGAAGTATCTGCGCGTGCAGGCCGCGGAGTTCCTGGCCGAGCTGGCGGGCCAACAGGACCTCGCGGGCCGGATCCTGCTCTCCATCGCCGAGTGGGGGGACGCATACGCGGCCCGGGCGCTGGCCGGGATGGAAGGACAGCACAGGGAAGACGGCATCGGCCTGCTCACCGCGTTCGCGGCGGACCTGGGGACGCACGAGAACGAACGGGTACGGTCCGCGCGTTACCTCGCCGAGGTCGAGGGCTGCCGGTCGCGGGGGATCGGTCTGCTGGTCTCCCTGGCCTACGAGGGCAAGCCGGGCAGTCCCAGACGCGTGATCGCCGCCGAGGCGCTGGCCGAGTTCGACGAGGAGAAGGCCGCGCTGCTGCTCCTACGCCCCACCCTGCGCGAGTCGCAGACCACGCTCGCGGCCTTGGCGGCGGACACCAGCGCGGACGCGGGCAAGCGGCTGGACGCCGCCCGTGAACTGGCCTCGCTGGACGGACACCGTGCGGAGGGCATCGTCCTCCTCACCTCCATCGCCGATGACACCTCCGTGGACAAGTGGGACCGGATGCACGCGGCCGAGGCCCTGGGCGAACTCGGCGCGGAACGCGCACCTGCCCTCCTCACCGCGTTCGCCACGGACCCGACCCTGCAGACGGACGCCCGCGTCAGCGCCGCCCGCGGCCTGGCTCATGTGGAAGGACACCGCGCGGAGGGCATCAGACTGCTCGCCGCGATCGCCGACGACGCGCGCTACGAGAAGTGGATCCGGTCGAGTGCCTCGGCCTGCCTGAGCGGCCTCAGCTACGCCCGGTTCCGCCGGTGA